The proteins below come from a single Parazoarcus communis genomic window:
- a CDS encoding saccharopine dehydrogenase family protein, translating into MKQILIVGAGKIGAVIADLLSACGDYEVTVADRDSDALGRLSAALPALTVETLDAHDDAALSPILANKYALINASPFGMSARLAQAAVGAGVHYFDLTEDVASAHSIRDLAQDASTVLMPQCGLAPGFISIAAHDLCTRFDTLHNVHMRVGALPRFPSNALKYNLTWSTDGLINEYLNPCEAIVNGERREMPALEELEHFSLDGDSYEAFNTSGGLGTLCDTLKGRVRNLNYRTVRYHGHRDVMKLLLHDLRLGERRDLLKDILEAAIPVTMQDVVLVFVNVSGMREGRLMQETFARKIYSCSINGTLRSAIQITTASALCAALDLLVEGRLPERGFVRQEDIRFDDFMCNRFGRNFMIDGVEPDSASTGGECRTM; encoded by the coding sequence ATGAAGCAGATCCTGATCGTCGGGGCTGGCAAGATCGGTGCAGTGATTGCAGACTTGCTGAGTGCCTGCGGAGACTATGAGGTCACCGTGGCAGATCGCGATAGCGACGCACTCGGCCGCCTTTCCGCAGCCCTCCCGGCGCTGACGGTGGAAACGCTCGACGCCCATGACGACGCTGCACTGTCCCCGATCCTTGCCAACAAGTACGCGCTGATCAACGCCAGCCCCTTCGGCATGAGCGCACGCCTGGCGCAGGCGGCGGTCGGTGCCGGCGTGCACTACTTCGACCTCACCGAAGACGTCGCCAGCGCACACAGCATTCGCGACCTGGCTCAGGATGCCAGCACGGTGCTGATGCCGCAGTGTGGTCTCGCCCCCGGTTTCATCTCGATCGCGGCCCATGATCTGTGCACCCGCTTCGACACCCTGCACAACGTGCACATGCGGGTCGGCGCCCTGCCCCGCTTTCCGTCGAACGCGCTCAAGTACAACCTCACCTGGAGCACTGACGGGCTGATCAACGAGTATCTCAACCCGTGCGAAGCCATCGTCAACGGCGAGCGCCGCGAGATGCCCGCGCTCGAGGAACTGGAGCACTTCTCGCTCGACGGCGACAGCTACGAAGCCTTCAACACCTCGGGCGGACTCGGCACGCTGTGCGACACCCTCAAGGGCCGGGTGAGAAACCTCAACTACCGCACGGTGCGCTACCACGGACACCGCGACGTGATGAAGCTGCTGCTCCACGACCTGCGCCTGGGCGAGCGCCGGGACCTGCTCAAGGACATTCTCGAAGCGGCGATTCCGGTGACGATGCAGGACGTGGTGCTGGTGTTCGTCAACGTCAGCGGCATGCGCGAAGGCCGCCTGATGCAGGAGACCTTCGCCCGCAAGATCTACAGCTGCAGCATCAACGGCACCCTGCGCAGCGCGATCCAGATCACCACTGCCAGCGCCCTGTGCGCCGCCCTGGACCTGCTCGTCGAAGGCCGCTTGCCCGAACGCGGATTCGTGCGCCAGGAGGACATCCGCTTCGACGATTTCATGTGCAATCGATTCGGACGCAATTTCATGATCGATGGCGTCGAACCCGACTCGGCTTCGACCGGCGGCGAGTGCAGGACGATGTAG
- a CDS encoding TRAP transporter permease: MTDTSPAAAAAAPRHPFLSLHSVMVLLAFASVAYHLWLVTAGLIPHLVSRPLHIIAVLPFVFIFTAQPATGWRRVVDVALCAFGLAACIYVLVQYEVLDEQYGRLRGTMQFVVAWGLILLALEMARRQVKWAMPSTAALALLYGLFGQYLPGELGHAGIPLASFLGTLTITEGGLWGSLTGTSAEVVAVFVILGAVIGAGEGGQGFMAASIALAGRLRAGAAKVSVLSSALFGSISGSASANVASTGAITLPTMKRLGYPPALAAAVEAVASSGGQIMPPVMGAGAFIMVELLRTTYNEILMAALLPAVLFFWGVWAGCDLYGRRYGLEPMRAEDIPPFARVAKLVLFFLVPFGLLLGILFLSGNTPQYAGAAATGASAALLLFNDKLRPSLTRWASRLVEAAVNAARQIATIAAIILCAGLIIGVLNMTGLGVKITSLILGLSGGNLWGALLLTGLACLILGMEVPTTAAYVICVAVAGPALMEIGLPPLQAHLFIFWFALLSTITPPVCGAVFIAAGMAGAPWLKVAWHAMTLGVGLYIVPLAFVANPSLTALGSTPWLALAACVKIGIGVWMVSRGLIHREAMTVRALWVAAGMVVIFAFGI, from the coding sequence ATGACTGACACCTCACCGGCTGCAGCCGCCGCAGCGCCCCGGCACCCATTCCTGTCCCTGCATTCCGTAATGGTGCTGCTCGCCTTTGCCTCGGTGGCCTATCACCTGTGGCTGGTCACGGCCGGCCTGATCCCCCACCTGGTGAGCCGGCCGCTACACATCATTGCGGTGCTGCCCTTCGTCTTCATCTTTACCGCGCAGCCTGCCACTGGCTGGCGCCGGGTCGTCGATGTAGCCCTGTGCGCCTTCGGTCTCGCCGCCTGCATCTATGTGCTGGTTCAGTACGAAGTGCTGGACGAACAGTACGGACGCCTGCGCGGCACGATGCAGTTCGTGGTGGCCTGGGGACTGATCCTGCTGGCACTCGAGATGGCGCGACGGCAGGTGAAATGGGCCATGCCCTCAACCGCGGCGCTGGCCCTGCTCTACGGCCTTTTCGGGCAGTACCTTCCGGGCGAACTCGGCCATGCGGGCATTCCGCTGGCCAGCTTCCTGGGTACGCTGACGATTACCGAAGGCGGCTTGTGGGGCAGCCTGACCGGCACCTCGGCCGAAGTCGTCGCGGTGTTCGTCATCCTGGGGGCGGTGATCGGCGCAGGCGAAGGCGGCCAGGGCTTCATGGCCGCGTCAATCGCGCTCGCAGGCCGCCTGCGCGCGGGCGCAGCCAAGGTTTCGGTGCTCTCGTCCGCACTGTTCGGTTCGATCTCCGGTTCGGCATCGGCCAACGTGGCGTCCACCGGTGCGATCACGCTGCCGACGATGAAGCGCCTCGGTTACCCGCCCGCGCTCGCTGCCGCCGTGGAAGCGGTGGCCTCGTCCGGCGGCCAGATCATGCCGCCGGTAATGGGCGCTGGCGCCTTCATCATGGTCGAGTTACTGCGCACCACCTACAACGAAATCCTGATGGCGGCCCTGCTGCCGGCGGTGCTGTTCTTCTGGGGCGTGTGGGCAGGCTGTGACCTGTATGGTCGTCGCTATGGCCTCGAGCCAATGCGTGCCGAAGACATTCCGCCCTTTGCCCGCGTGGCGAAGCTGGTCCTGTTCTTCCTCGTTCCTTTCGGGCTGCTGCTGGGCATCCTTTTTCTGTCCGGCAATACGCCGCAGTACGCGGGGGCCGCCGCCACGGGTGCCAGCGCCGCACTGCTCCTGTTCAACGACAAACTGCGTCCATCACTGACACGCTGGGCCAGCCGACTGGTGGAGGCCGCGGTCAATGCCGCGCGCCAGATCGCCACCATCGCCGCCATCATCCTGTGTGCAGGCCTGATCATCGGCGTGCTCAACATGACCGGCCTCGGGGTCAAGATCACGTCGCTGATCCTGGGCCTGTCGGGCGGCAACCTGTGGGGGGCCTTGCTGCTGACCGGCCTGGCCTGCCTGATTCTGGGCATGGAAGTCCCGACTACCGCCGCCTATGTCATCTGCGTGGCCGTTGCAGGCCCGGCGCTGATGGAGATCGGGCTGCCGCCGCTTCAGGCCCACCTGTTCATCTTCTGGTTTGCGCTGCTGTCGACGATTACCCCGCCAGTGTGCGGCGCGGTCTTCATCGCGGCGGGCATGGCAGGCGCCCCGTGGCTGAAGGTTGCGTGGCATGCCATGACGCTCGGCGTCGGCCTTTACATCGTGCCGCTTGCCTTCGTCGCCAACCCCTCGCTGACCGCCCTCGGCTCGACCCCATGGCTGGCGCTCGCAGCATGCGTGAAGATCGGCATCGGTGTGTGGATGGTGAGCCGTGGCCTGATCCACCGCGAAGCCATGACCGTGCGTGCGCTGTGGGTGGCCGCGGGCATGGTGGTGATCTTCGCCTTCGGCATCTGA
- a CDS encoding DUF302 domain-containing protein — translation MSTPQRYRKTLLAISMACALVAAPCTRAADAVTLAIENAAVDDVSIALTDAIAEEGITAPSESHFGDMLARTAPELGHRADLYAEARIYTFCSAVIAAKLATESAHNIAHCPLSIAVYSLPADRRTVYLGYRRSIDSAGGGAADALLARIATRTAAQFQHAASPAGR, via the coding sequence ATGAGCACGCCACAGCGCTACCGCAAGACCCTGCTTGCCATCAGCATGGCCTGTGCCCTGGTGGCAGCGCCCTGCACCCGGGCCGCCGACGCGGTCACCCTCGCCATCGAGAACGCCGCTGTCGACGATGTCAGCATTGCGCTCACCGACGCGATTGCGGAAGAAGGCATCACGGCACCGTCCGAAAGCCACTTCGGCGACATGCTGGCGCGCACCGCACCCGAACTCGGCCACCGCGCCGACCTCTACGCCGAAGCCCGGATCTACACCTTCTGCAGCGCAGTCATTGCCGCGAAACTGGCGACCGAGTCGGCGCACAACATCGCCCACTGTCCGTTGTCGATCGCGGTCTACAGCCTTCCAGCCGACAGGCGCACCGTGTATCTCGGCTACCGCCGCAGTATCGATTCAGCGGGCGGCGGTGCCGCCGATGCACTGCTGGCCCGGATTGCAACACGCACCGCAGCACAATTTCAGCATGCGGCCTCCCCCGCAGGGCGCTGA
- a CDS encoding NADP-dependent isocitrate dehydrogenase has translation MVAGKSKIIYTLTDEAPMLATCAFLPIIRTFTGPAGIEIAKSDISVSARILSEFSDYLTEEQKVPNALAELARLTQDPDTNIIKLPNISASVSQLSAAIKELQTRGFKIPDFPENPKTDEDKAIKARYGKCLGSAVNPVLREGNSDRRAPAAVKNYARKNPHSMQPWSQASRTHVSHMKHGDFYHGEKSMTLDRARDVKMELTTKSGKNIVLKPKISLLDGEIIDSMFMSKKALCDFYEEQIEDARKTGVLFSLHVKATMMKVSHPIVFGHCVRIYYRDAFEKHAALFEQLGVNVNNGMVNLYDKIATLPESKRDEIIQDLHACHEHRPELAMVDSAKGITNFHSPNDIIVDASMPAMIRSGGKMWGTDGKQYDCKAVMPESTFARIYQEMINFCKTNGNFDPTTMGTVPNVGLMAQQAEEYGSHDKTFEIAEAGVANIVDLETGEVLLSQDVEEGDIWRMCQVKDAPIRDWVKLAVTRARNSGMPAIFWLDPYRPHENELIKKVEKYLKDHDTTGLDIQHMSQVRAMRYTLERVVRGLDTISVTGNILRDYLTDLFPIMELGTSAKMLSIVPLMAGGGMYETGAGGSAPKHVKQLVEENHLRWDSLGEFLALAVSLEELGIKTGNDKAKVLAKTLDAATGKLLDNNKSPSPRTGELDNRGSQFYLAMFWAQALAEQNDNAELKAHFGPIAKSMTENEQKIIDELKAVQGKPVDIGGYYLAESEKCKAVMRPSATLNELLKAARV, from the coding sequence ATGGTTGCAGGGAAATCGAAGATCATCTACACGCTCACGGACGAAGCGCCGATGCTGGCCACGTGTGCTTTCCTACCCATTATCCGGACCTTCACCGGCCCCGCAGGCATCGAGATCGCCAAGAGCGACATCTCCGTGTCGGCTCGCATCCTGTCTGAATTTTCCGACTATCTGACCGAAGAGCAGAAGGTGCCGAACGCACTGGCGGAACTGGCTCGACTGACGCAGGATCCGGACACCAACATCATCAAGCTGCCGAACATCAGTGCCTCGGTGTCGCAGCTGAGCGCAGCCATCAAGGAGCTGCAGACGCGCGGCTTCAAGATTCCCGACTTTCCCGAAAACCCGAAGACCGACGAAGACAAGGCGATCAAGGCGCGCTACGGCAAGTGCCTCGGCTCGGCGGTGAACCCGGTACTGCGTGAAGGCAACTCCGATCGTCGTGCACCGGCTGCGGTCAAGAACTACGCGCGCAAGAATCCGCATTCGATGCAGCCCTGGAGCCAGGCTTCGCGCACCCACGTGTCGCACATGAAGCACGGCGACTTCTATCACGGCGAAAAGTCCATGACCTTGGACCGCGCCCGCGATGTGAAGATGGAGCTGACGACCAAGAGCGGCAAGAACATCGTGCTCAAGCCGAAGATTTCGCTGCTCGACGGCGAGATCATCGACAGCATGTTCATGAGCAAGAAGGCGCTGTGCGACTTCTACGAAGAGCAGATCGAGGATGCGCGCAAGACCGGCGTCCTGTTCTCGCTGCACGTCAAGGCAACGATGATGAAGGTCTCGCACCCGATCGTCTTTGGCCACTGCGTGCGGATCTACTACCGTGACGCTTTCGAGAAGCACGCCGCGCTGTTCGAACAGCTGGGCGTGAACGTGAACAACGGCATGGTCAATCTGTACGACAAGATTGCCACCCTGCCCGAGTCCAAGCGCGACGAGATCATCCAGGATCTGCATGCCTGCCACGAGCACCGCCCCGAGCTGGCGATGGTCGATTCGGCCAAGGGCATTACCAACTTCCACTCGCCGAACGACATCATCGTCGACGCGTCGATGCCGGCTATGATCCGCTCCGGCGGCAAGATGTGGGGCACTGACGGCAAGCAGTACGACTGCAAGGCCGTGATGCCGGAATCCACCTTCGCCCGCATCTACCAAGAGATGATCAACTTCTGCAAGACCAACGGCAACTTCGATCCGACCACCATGGGCACCGTGCCCAACGTCGGCCTGATGGCCCAGCAGGCCGAAGAATATGGTTCGCACGACAAGACCTTCGAGATCGCCGAAGCAGGCGTTGCCAACATCGTCGACCTCGAAACCGGTGAAGTGCTGCTGTCGCAGGACGTCGAAGAGGGCGACATCTGGCGCATGTGCCAGGTCAAGGACGCGCCGATCCGCGACTGGGTGAAGCTGGCCGTGACCCGCGCGCGCAACTCCGGCATGCCGGCGATCTTCTGGCTCGACCCCTATCGTCCGCACGAGAACGAGCTGATCAAGAAGGTCGAAAAGTACCTGAAGGATCACGACACCACCGGTCTCGACATCCAGCACATGTCGCAGGTCCGCGCCATGCGCTACACGCTGGAGCGCGTCGTCCGCGGCCTGGACACCATCTCGGTGACCGGCAACATCCTGCGCGACTACCTGACCGACCTGTTCCCGATCATGGAACTCGGCACCAGCGCCAAGATGCTGTCCATCGTCCCGCTGATGGCTGGCGGCGGCATGTACGAAACCGGTGCCGGCGGTTCCGCGCCGAAGCACGTCAAGCAACTGGTCGAAGAAAACCACCTGCGCTGGGATTCGCTGGGCGAGTTTCTGGCGCTGGCCGTGTCGCTTGAAGAACTGGGCATCAAGACCGGCAACGACAAGGCCAAGGTCCTCGCCAAGACGCTCGACGCAGCGACTGGCAAGCTGCTCGACAACAACAAGTCGCCCTCGCCCCGTACCGGCGAACTCGACAACCGCGGCAGCCAGTTCTACCTCGCGATGTTCTGGGCACAGGCGCTGGCCGAACAGAACGACAATGCCGAGCTGAAGGCCCACTTTGGCCCGATCGCGAAGTCGATGACCGAGAACGAACAGAAGATCATCGACGAGCTGAAGGCCGTTCAGGGCAAGCCGGTCGACATCGGCGGCTACTACCTTGCCGAGTCGGAGAAGTGCAAGGCCGTCATGCGCCCGAGCGCAACTCTCAACGAACTGTTGAAGGCAGCGCGCGTGTAA
- a CDS encoding Acg family FMN-binding oxidoreductase — MLTRRRFLTTSVTACGLLGLQACSGETDYAEAVARIWRHSATTLDDAAARTLELVRYATLAPSSHNTQCWKFRPGGDGISILPDFDRRCPVVDPDDHHLFVSLGCAAENLIQAAAAFGQHGEARFVSAAGGSVDIALTPATAQRSPLFEAIPNRQTTRGDFDGQPLDREELGLLAQAGRGEGVQLLLLTERQAMEAMLELVIQGNTAQIRDPAFIRELKTWIRFGEAEAVALGDGLFARSSGNPALPRWLGSRMFDLFFSEQAENDKYARQVRNSAGIAVFVSAVNDAAHWMAVGRAFERFALQATALGVRTAHLNQPVELPGLRAQVSDYLGLKPGRPDLVIRFGRGAEMPRALRRPVAAVIA; from the coding sequence ATGCTGACGAGAAGACGTTTCCTGACCACATCGGTAACCGCGTGCGGGCTGCTTGGTCTGCAGGCATGCAGCGGAGAAACGGACTACGCTGAAGCCGTCGCCCGGATCTGGCGGCACTCCGCCACCACACTCGACGATGCCGCTGCCCGCACGCTGGAACTGGTGCGATATGCGACGCTGGCGCCCTCCAGCCACAACACCCAGTGCTGGAAGTTTCGCCCCGGCGGCGACGGGATCTCGATCCTGCCCGACTTCGACCGACGCTGCCCGGTCGTCGATCCGGACGATCACCACCTTTTCGTCAGCCTCGGCTGCGCCGCCGAAAACCTGATCCAGGCCGCGGCAGCATTCGGACAGCATGGCGAGGCCCGATTTGTGTCCGCGGCAGGCGGGTCGGTCGATATCGCGCTCACTCCGGCCACGGCGCAGCGCTCGCCCCTGTTCGAAGCCATCCCGAACCGGCAAACGACCCGCGGCGATTTCGACGGTCAGCCCCTTGATCGCGAGGAGCTTGGCCTGCTCGCACAAGCAGGCCGCGGCGAGGGCGTTCAGTTACTGCTGCTCACCGAGCGTCAGGCCATGGAAGCCATGCTTGAACTCGTCATTCAGGGCAACACGGCACAGATACGCGATCCCGCCTTCATACGCGAACTGAAGACCTGGATCCGTTTCGGGGAGGCAGAGGCAGTGGCCCTCGGCGACGGCCTGTTCGCACGCTCTTCCGGCAATCCGGCCCTGCCGCGCTGGCTGGGCAGCAGGATGTTCGACCTGTTCTTCTCCGAACAGGCCGAGAACGACAAATACGCACGCCAGGTGCGTAATTCCGCAGGTATCGCGGTGTTTGTCTCCGCCGTGAATGACGCTGCACACTGGATGGCAGTGGGGCGTGCGTTCGAGCGTTTTGCACTGCAAGCCACTGCACTCGGCGTCCGTACGGCTCATCTCAACCAGCCTGTCGAGCTCCCCGGCTTGCGGGCGCAGGTTTCTGACTATCTCGGCCTGAAGCCGGGGCGCCCGGACCTTGTGATCCGCTTCGGCAGGGGCGCGGAAATGCCACGCGCCTTGCGCCGCCCTGTCGCCGCCGTGATTGCCTGA
- a CDS encoding TonB-dependent receptor family protein, whose amino-acid sequence MDHRQLRTTPLRLAAILSLGLAAGAAGAEEQTLSTIVITGSRVEVSPFDVPYSVEGVPLSENAAEGLRVNVSEVLAGVPGVVVQNRQNYAQDLQISVRGFGARAAFGVRGVKLIADGIPASNPDGQGQAATFNLDTAERIEVLRGPFSSIYGNHAGGVIQLFSRDGKGTPRVSGGIAGGDHGTLKIDIGAEGEKNGIGYVLDASHFETDGERRYSAATRDQGFAKLTLNPDEDSKLTLIASGLRQPDTEDPLGLTWNTWKRDDTAVEDIALQYQTRKSIEHMQGGAVYERRFGEDRLQLQAYAGQRSVIQYQSIPKVAQSAITQAGGIIDFDRDFHGFGARWIAQRTLEHGKLTVTTGFDYDRSQDDRQGYQNFIGNTLGVKGELRRDEIDTVTSLDPYVQASWQQGDWDWSLGVRHSNVKFDVDDNFIVGANGDDSGTVRYRKTTPAFGVLWRATPLLNVYASIGTGFETPTLTELSYSAAGGFNFDLKPSRSRQMELGLKAYVGETGRINAALFQIRTEDEIVVAGSSGGRTDYTNAGQTLRHGLELAAESGLTRTLSVRGALTFMRAVYDEAFGTVESGNRIPGVPAVSAYAELAWKPFAGLSSAIEAVHRSKVQVNDDNDDHPAPAYTLVNLRLGTEQQSGPWTFNQLLRLDNVFDRKYVGSVIVGDRNGRYYEPGPGRSVYGGVRATYRF is encoded by the coding sequence ATGGACCACCGCCAACTCCGCACGACCCCGCTTCGGCTGGCCGCCATCCTTTCACTCGGCCTCGCTGCCGGCGCTGCCGGGGCCGAAGAGCAGACCCTGAGCACGATCGTCATCACCGGCAGCCGGGTGGAGGTTTCACCATTCGACGTGCCCTATTCGGTCGAAGGTGTACCGTTGTCGGAGAACGCGGCCGAGGGGTTGCGGGTGAACGTTTCTGAAGTGCTTGCAGGCGTGCCCGGGGTGGTGGTGCAGAACCGGCAGAACTATGCGCAGGATCTGCAGATCTCGGTTCGCGGCTTTGGTGCCCGCGCCGCCTTCGGTGTGCGCGGGGTGAAGCTGATCGCGGACGGCATCCCGGCGTCCAACCCCGACGGCCAGGGCCAGGCGGCCACCTTCAACCTCGATACCGCGGAACGGATCGAAGTGCTGCGCGGCCCGTTTTCAAGCATCTACGGCAACCATGCAGGCGGTGTCATTCAACTGTTTTCGCGCGACGGCAAAGGCACGCCGCGCGTGAGTGGCGGCATCGCCGGCGGCGATCACGGCACGCTGAAGATCGACATCGGCGCCGAAGGCGAGAAGAACGGGATTGGCTACGTGCTCGACGCCTCGCACTTCGAGACCGATGGCGAGCGCCGCTACAGCGCGGCAACGCGCGACCAGGGCTTTGCCAAGCTGACGCTGAACCCGGACGAGGACAGCAAGCTGACCCTGATCGCCAGCGGCCTGCGCCAGCCCGACACCGAGGACCCGCTCGGCCTCACCTGGAACACCTGGAAGCGTGACGACACCGCGGTTGAGGACATCGCACTGCAGTATCAGACACGAAAGAGCATCGAACACATGCAGGGCGGCGCCGTGTACGAACGCCGCTTCGGCGAGGACAGACTGCAGTTGCAGGCCTACGCCGGGCAACGCAGCGTGATCCAGTATCAATCCATTCCGAAAGTGGCGCAGAGCGCCATCACCCAGGCCGGCGGCATCATCGATTTCGATCGCGACTTCCATGGTTTCGGCGCGCGCTGGATCGCACAGCGCACGCTGGAGCACGGCAAGCTGACGGTCACCACCGGTTTCGACTACGACCGTTCGCAGGACGACCGCCAGGGCTACCAGAACTTCATCGGCAACACGCTGGGGGTAAAGGGTGAGTTGCGCCGCGACGAGATCGACACCGTCACCAGTCTCGACCCCTACGTGCAGGCCAGCTGGCAGCAGGGCGACTGGGACTGGTCGCTGGGCGTGCGTCACAGCAACGTGAAGTTCGACGTGGACGACAACTTCATCGTCGGCGCCAATGGCGACGACAGCGGCACGGTGCGCTACCGCAAGACCACGCCGGCGTTCGGCGTGCTGTGGCGGGCGACACCGCTGCTCAACGTGTACGCCAGCATCGGCACCGGCTTCGAGACCCCGACCCTGACCGAGCTCTCGTATTCAGCCGCCGGTGGCTTCAACTTCGACCTCAAGCCCTCGCGCAGCCGCCAGATGGAGCTGGGCCTCAAGGCCTACGTGGGCGAAACCGGCCGCATCAACGCAGCCCTGTTCCAGATCCGTACGGAGGATGAAATCGTGGTCGCGGGTTCGAGCGGTGGCAGAACCGACTACACCAATGCGGGGCAGACCCTGCGTCATGGGCTTGAACTGGCGGCTGAGAGCGGGCTGACCCGCACCCTGAGCGTGCGTGGTGCGCTGACCTTCATGCGCGCGGTGTATGACGAAGCCTTCGGCACGGTGGAATCTGGCAATCGCATTCCCGGCGTGCCTGCGGTTTCGGCCTATGCCGAACTGGCGTGGAAACCCTTTGCCGGCCTGAGCAGCGCCATTGAGGCAGTGCATCGGAGCAAGGTGCAGGTCAATGACGACAATGACGATCACCCCGCGCCCGCCTACACCCTGGTCAACCTGCGCCTTGGCACAGAGCAGCAGTCCGGCCCCTGGACCTTCAACCAGTTGCTGCGACTGGACAACGTCTTCGACCGCAAGTACGTCGGCTCGGTGATCGTCGGCGACCGCAACGGCCGCTATTACGAACCGGGCCCCGGGCGCAGCGTGTATGGCGGGGTTCGCGCCACCTACCGCTTCTGA
- a CDS encoding TAXI family TRAP transporter solute-binding subunit, with protein MKLRSIATLGASLALAFATTVASAETRVTFKAAKAGTSYYQMAVQIGETVKKTSAGDIIVTVEESQGSVQNVMESAARGKHYMFTSPPSLIDKAVAGEKPFDPEEATFKKIRALFPIPSLTMHYVVRDDAGVKTFADLAGKRFVTGKGSFGAAEATRNFKQFGLEGKLDVIDIELSGAGAAMKNRQVDGFATAGSWPAPNVVEVAASSPVHLLSMSDEQIKTTGHSRMVIPKGTYPGMTEDVVTTSLPVISYALTDMDDATAYQLTRSYWQGLADMAKTNPWWKGVVPDLLDNITVKLHPGALKYYTEAGIAVPDRLK; from the coding sequence ATGAAGCTTCGAAGCATTGCAACCCTCGGCGCAAGCCTGGCACTCGCGTTCGCAACCACGGTCGCGTCCGCAGAAACCCGCGTCACCTTCAAGGCGGCCAAGGCCGGCACCTCGTACTATCAGATGGCCGTGCAGATCGGCGAGACCGTCAAGAAGACCAGCGCGGGCGACATCATCGTCACCGTCGAGGAAAGCCAGGGTTCGGTGCAGAACGTGATGGAGTCCGCCGCACGAGGCAAGCACTACATGTTCACCTCGCCGCCCTCGCTCATCGACAAGGCGGTCGCCGGCGAAAAGCCCTTTGACCCGGAAGAGGCCACGTTCAAGAAGATCCGCGCGCTGTTCCCGATCCCCTCGCTGACCATGCACTACGTGGTACGCGACGATGCCGGCGTCAAGACCTTTGCCGATCTCGCCGGCAAGCGCTTCGTCACCGGCAAGGGCTCGTTCGGCGCTGCCGAGGCCACCCGCAACTTCAAGCAGTTTGGCCTCGAAGGCAAGCTCGACGTCATCGACATCGAACTCTCCGGCGCCGGTGCAGCGATGAAGAACCGCCAGGTCGACGGTTTTGCCACTGCCGGCTCCTGGCCGGCCCCCAACGTGGTCGAAGTGGCGGCGAGCTCGCCGGTGCACCTGCTGTCGATGAGCGACGAACAGATCAAGACCACCGGGCACAGCCGCATGGTGATCCCGAAGGGCACCTACCCGGGCATGACCGAGGACGTGGTCACCACCTCCTTGCCGGTGATCTCCTACGCCCTGACGGACATGGACGACGCCACGGCGTATCAGCTGACGCGCAGCTACTGGCAGGGGCTCGCCGACATGGCGAAGACCAACCCGTGGTGGAAGGGCGTCGTGCCGGATCTGCTCGACAACATCACCGTGAAGCTTCATCCGGGTGCGCTCAAGTACTACACCGAAGCCGGCATTGCCGTGCCGGATCGGCTGAAGTAA